A window of Pirellula sp. SH-Sr6A contains these coding sequences:
- a CDS encoding OmpH family outer membrane protein: MHFRISLATVALMGICSASAMAQAPAANVPPSQPPKTGACSVALVDVGFLLKNHPTMTAELDKIKAEMQAAQDQIEARRKELLTQSEAIGKNLESSSPEFKQKQEELLNAESKLRVDFMGKEKEFAEKQAGVVYKSYQDITTAISTVAGAYKYDLVLRFSKEQNEMDYKKPRTVDFGIQRDVIYQAPGMDVTDYVLYVLRTNVQASAGTAKPAVPQTASRPGVGPQR; the protein is encoded by the coding sequence GTGCATTTTCGAATTTCTCTCGCGACCGTCGCTCTGATGGGGATTTGCTCAGCCTCCGCAATGGCACAAGCACCCGCCGCGAACGTTCCGCCCTCCCAACCTCCGAAGACGGGCGCATGCTCGGTAGCCTTGGTCGATGTCGGCTTCCTCTTGAAAAATCATCCCACGATGACTGCGGAGTTGGACAAGATCAAAGCGGAGATGCAAGCAGCCCAAGACCAAATCGAAGCTCGCCGCAAAGAACTTCTTACCCAAAGCGAAGCGATTGGCAAGAACCTCGAATCCTCAAGCCCCGAATTCAAGCAAAAGCAAGAAGAACTGCTCAACGCCGAAAGCAAGCTTCGCGTCGACTTCATGGGCAAAGAAAAGGAATTTGCAGAAAAGCAAGCTGGCGTGGTTTACAAGTCCTATCAAGACATCACCACGGCGATCAGCACAGTTGCCGGTGCATACAAATACGATCTGGTTTTGCGATTTAGCAAAGAACAAAACGAAATGGACTACAAGAAGCCACGCACTGTGGACTTCGGAATCCAACGCGATGTGATTTACCAAGCACCAGGAATGGATGTAACCGACTACGTTTTGTACGTTCTGCGTACCAATGTCCAGGCGTCCGCGGGCACCGCCAAACCTGCTGTACCTCAAACCGCGAGCCGACCCGGTGTCGGACCGCAACGGTAG
- the lpxC gene encoding UDP-3-O-acyl-N-acetylglucosamine deacetylase, which yields MQPLRFQQTIEHVTRVSGRGYWSGRANTLTFQPAPAGTGIVFRRNDLPGHPTIEAHAARRRETQLRTTLEQSGAHVEMVEHVLAALYALDIDNCIVECDAPEMPGMDGSSLAFALAIEQAGVRCQFEPTHSVVIEETIKLGDDQQWIMAIPSADPGMTIRYELDYGHSSSIPKSESTLPVDRSTFTRHIAPARTFLEEHEAKMLQTKGIASHVTYQDLVVFGSDGPIDNSLRFDDECSRHKLLDVVGDLALCGWRIQGKVIAHRSGHRLNGMLAAALFETGRAQQFQSSLNHKTHVARNAA from the coding sequence ATGCAGCCACTACGATTCCAACAAACAATTGAGCACGTCACCCGCGTCAGCGGGCGTGGCTATTGGTCCGGACGTGCCAATACGTTGACCTTCCAGCCGGCACCGGCAGGAACGGGAATCGTCTTTCGGCGTAATGACTTGCCGGGCCATCCGACGATCGAAGCCCATGCAGCCCGCCGTCGCGAAACCCAATTGCGAACCACGCTCGAGCAATCCGGCGCGCACGTTGAAATGGTCGAGCACGTGCTCGCCGCACTCTACGCGCTCGACATCGACAATTGCATCGTCGAGTGCGACGCTCCCGAAATGCCTGGCATGGACGGCAGTTCGCTCGCCTTTGCCCTGGCGATCGAACAAGCGGGTGTGCGATGCCAATTCGAGCCCACCCACTCGGTGGTGATCGAAGAGACTATCAAACTCGGGGATGATCAGCAGTGGATCATGGCGATCCCATCTGCAGATCCCGGAATGACCATCCGCTACGAATTGGACTACGGCCACTCGAGCAGCATTCCCAAATCCGAATCGACCCTCCCGGTCGACCGATCTACCTTCACTCGGCACATCGCCCCCGCGCGAACGTTCCTCGAGGAGCATGAAGCCAAGATGCTTCAAACAAAGGGGATCGCCTCCCACGTTACTTATCAAGACCTTGTTGTCTTCGGTTCCGACGGGCCGATCGATAATTCGCTTCGCTTCGACGACGAATGCTCGCGCCACAAATTGCTGGACGTGGTCGGCGATTTGGCCCTTTGCGGGTGGAGAATCCAAGGAAAAGTCATCGCGCATCGGAGCGGACACCGATTGAACGGCATGCTCGCCGCAGCATTGTTCGAGACGGGACGCGCTCAACAGTTCCAATCGTCCCTAAATCATAAAACTCATGTCGCGAGGAACGCAGCTTGA
- the lpxA gene encoding acyl-ACP--UDP-N-acetylglucosamine O-acyltransferase, protein MPTIIAHTAVVDPRAELDDDVRIGHHCVIGANAKIGRGTRLENNVTITGHSTIGRDNRFFPGCVIGGEPQDLSYQGSPTQVIIGDGNVFRECVTVNRGTEKDEGITRIGHNCYLMANSHIAHDCLVEDRVIMANTVMLGGHVKVEHDATLSGGVAVHHFASIGCYAFVSGLSRVLQDIPPFMLAEGFPARPRCVNVVALKRKNFSTASIRAISEAHKLLYRSKVGVKHAREILQGDGGLMPELETLFAFIDESNLGKHGRGRDRRSSSSSGGASAAAA, encoded by the coding sequence ATGCCAACAATCATAGCCCACACCGCTGTGGTAGATCCTCGCGCCGAACTCGATGACGATGTTCGCATCGGACATCATTGTGTCATCGGCGCCAATGCCAAGATCGGGCGTGGCACACGTCTCGAAAACAATGTCACGATCACCGGTCATTCCACCATTGGCCGAGACAACCGCTTCTTTCCCGGATGCGTGATCGGCGGCGAACCTCAGGATTTGTCCTACCAAGGATCGCCGACGCAAGTCATCATCGGAGACGGCAATGTCTTCCGCGAATGCGTCACCGTGAATCGCGGTACTGAGAAAGATGAAGGAATCACTCGCATCGGCCACAACTGCTATCTGATGGCCAACTCGCACATTGCCCACGATTGCTTGGTCGAGGATCGTGTTATCATGGCCAATACGGTCATGCTGGGCGGGCATGTGAAGGTCGAGCACGATGCTACCCTGAGCGGCGGAGTCGCGGTGCATCATTTTGCTTCGATCGGCTGTTACGCCTTTGTCAGCGGGCTGTCTCGAGTCCTACAAGACATTCCCCCTTTCATGCTCGCAGAAGGATTCCCGGCGCGACCTCGTTGTGTCAACGTCGTCGCCCTGAAGCGAAAGAACTTTTCGACCGCGTCCATTCGCGCCATTAGCGAAGCGCACAAGCTGCTTTACCGATCCAAAGTCGGTGTCAAGCATGCTCGTGAAATCCTGCAAGGCGATGGTGGGTTGATGCCCGAACTGGAAACTCTCTTCGCCTTCATCGACGAGTCCAACTTGGGCAAGCATGGTCGCGGACGGGACCGTCGAAGCTCCTCGAGCTCGGGCGGCGCGAGCGCTGCCGCTGCATAG
- a CDS encoding Gfo/Idh/MocA family oxidoreductase, translating to MSIAGKLPRIAVIGGGHLGRIHAKLLATNDQCHFVAVADPSAASRELVQSTLKLPTVEDYRDLEHHIDGAVIAAPTFLHHEIGRWCLERGVHVFMEKPIAASTEQAHELVVLAYENHATLQVGHVERFNPAWKAVCSTTRSESVRYIEAVREGVYSGRSTDIGIVMDLMIHDIDLILSLIQSPVEQVQAYGWQVLGQHEDFAVAQLRFRNGAMAQLRASRIAESPKRAMSLYSEDGVQHIDFGSSHIIAIEARDEVKRGERLADALPPDARSKVKDELFESWLHRTEIQPAAHNAIGLEHSEFIQSMRTGEPVTVSGHAGTAALSVAREILDAMERNKQSASLSPSPIRIAA from the coding sequence ATGAGTATCGCAGGGAAGCTACCACGTATCGCTGTTATCGGTGGCGGTCACCTCGGACGGATCCACGCGAAGCTCCTCGCGACGAACGACCAATGTCACTTCGTTGCAGTCGCCGATCCATCCGCAGCTTCCCGAGAACTGGTTCAATCGACGTTGAAACTGCCCACAGTGGAAGATTACCGCGATCTCGAACACCATATCGATGGCGCGGTCATCGCAGCTCCCACGTTTCTGCACCATGAAATCGGTCGTTGGTGCCTGGAACGGGGTGTCCATGTGTTCATGGAAAAACCGATCGCAGCTTCGACCGAACAAGCCCATGAACTGGTGGTCTTGGCTTACGAAAACCATGCCACGCTACAAGTCGGACATGTCGAACGATTCAATCCCGCTTGGAAAGCCGTTTGCTCCACCACCCGAAGTGAGTCGGTGCGTTACATCGAAGCCGTGCGCGAAGGAGTCTACTCAGGACGCAGTACCGATATCGGTATCGTGATGGATCTCATGATCCATGACATCGATCTGATCCTCAGCCTGATCCAATCGCCTGTCGAACAAGTCCAAGCGTACGGATGGCAAGTGCTCGGACAGCACGAGGACTTTGCCGTCGCGCAACTCCGGTTCCGCAATGGCGCCATGGCGCAACTCCGCGCTTCGCGAATCGCAGAGTCGCCCAAGCGGGCAATGAGCCTCTACAGTGAGGATGGCGTCCAACACATCGACTTCGGTTCCAGCCATATCATTGCGATCGAAGCTCGAGACGAAGTGAAACGGGGAGAACGACTCGCCGATGCGCTCCCTCCCGATGCGCGATCCAAGGTGAAGGATGAGCTCTTCGAATCCTGGTTGCATCGGACCGAAATCCAACCCGCTGCTCACAACGCGATCGGACTTGAGCATTCAGAGTTCATCCAATCGATGCGCACCGGTGAGCCGGTTACCGTCTCCGGCCACGCCGGCACGGCCGCCCTCAGCGTCGCTCGTGAAATCCTCGACGCAATGGAGAGGAACAAACAGTCCGCTTCTCTGTCCCCATCCCCGATCCGGATCGCGGCCTAA
- the kdsA gene encoding 3-deoxy-8-phosphooctulonate synthase has protein sequence MKCFTIGHHTIPSDRMLLIAGPCVLQSLDLCLQIAEQVQAMCDAMDIAYVFKGSFDKANRTSAKADRGPGIDAGLEILARVKDRIGCPVTTDVHLPDQAAGVAEVCDLLQIPAFLARQTDLIVACSATGRPLNVKKGQFMAPSDMQYVVEKALSSGAPGLALCERGTFFGYGRLVNDMTGLPAMRALGVPVLFDATHSVQQPGGLGGATGGNRAMVEPLARAAAAVGVDGLFFETHPDPSQSPSDGPNMVPLDAFEGVLGRVHTIWRTTKPWLT, from the coding sequence ATGAAGTGCTTCACGATCGGCCACCATACAATCCCCTCCGATCGCATGTTGCTGATCGCAGGTCCATGCGTCCTGCAATCGCTCGATCTGTGTCTGCAGATCGCAGAGCAAGTGCAGGCGATGTGCGACGCGATGGATATTGCATACGTCTTTAAGGGTTCGTTTGACAAAGCGAATCGAACCAGCGCCAAGGCGGATCGAGGACCGGGGATCGATGCGGGGTTGGAAATCCTCGCGAGGGTGAAGGACCGGATCGGTTGCCCCGTCACCACGGACGTACATTTGCCCGATCAAGCAGCCGGGGTCGCGGAGGTTTGCGATCTGCTTCAGATCCCGGCGTTTCTCGCCAGGCAGACCGACCTCATCGTGGCTTGCTCGGCTACCGGTCGCCCGCTCAACGTCAAGAAGGGGCAGTTCATGGCACCCTCGGACATGCAATACGTCGTGGAGAAGGCCTTGAGCAGTGGCGCGCCGGGCCTGGCGCTTTGCGAGCGTGGAACGTTTTTTGGCTATGGCCGGTTGGTCAATGATATGACAGGACTCCCGGCGATGCGTGCACTGGGCGTTCCGGTCCTTTTCGACGCCACCCATTCGGTGCAACAGCCAGGTGGGCTCGGAGGAGCGACCGGTGGAAATCGAGCGATGGTGGAGCCATTGGCCCGTGCGGCGGCTGCGGTTGGGGTCGACGGCCTCTTTTTTGAAACGCATCCCGATCCGAGTCAAAGCCCTAGCGATGGCCCTAATATGGTCCCGCTCGACGCCTTCGAAGGGGTGCTGGGTCGGGTCCATACCATTTGGCGAACCACGAAACCTTGGTTAACGTAA
- a CDS encoding ribonuclease E/G — MERNQASMKKEMLINVSQMEECRIALLEDGVLEELYTERTSQNNWVGNIYKGKIVNIEPSIQAAFVDFGVGRNGFLHISDIEPQYFRQAGYDPDEIMDGHYPGVDDEQDEEAEEESSEQGKRNGRHSRQRGGKLRSGRPRFKPPIQEIFKRGDEVLVQVIKEGIGTKGPTLSTYISIPGRYLVLMPALGRVGVSRKIEDEDERRKLRSMMLELQLPKGVGFIVRTAGQERTRKELSRDVAYLLRLWKVIVKRIKSTPAPCDVYEESDIMIRTIRDTFTDDIDTLIIDEENAYNRAKEFLELVMPRFADRLQKYDRKEPLFHHYKLEQEIARIHQRVVPLKGGGSIVIDQTEALVAVDVNSGNFRGGEENAEENAYHLNVAAAKEIARQLRLRDLGGVIVNDFIDMRRESHRRKVEKTLRDAMKRDRARTKILRTSPFGLIEMTRQRIRPSFKRSVYEDCPCCRGRSLVKTAESMSIEVTRLIMMACQMSNAARVVVKVSENVAAYLNNRKRRDLIKLEESTGVNILILGSDTLFPEHLDLECRDRDGTLIPLPFLSERA, encoded by the coding sequence ATGGAAAGGAACCAAGCCTCGATGAAAAAGGAAATGCTGATCAATGTCTCCCAAATGGAGGAGTGCCGCATTGCCCTGCTGGAAGACGGAGTTCTGGAAGAACTCTACACCGAACGGACCAGCCAAAACAATTGGGTAGGGAACATCTACAAAGGGAAAATCGTCAATATCGAACCGAGCATCCAAGCTGCCTTCGTCGACTTCGGCGTCGGACGCAACGGATTCCTCCATATCAGCGATATCGAACCGCAATACTTCCGCCAAGCTGGCTACGATCCCGATGAGATCATGGATGGCCATTATCCGGGCGTGGACGATGAACAGGACGAAGAAGCCGAAGAAGAATCGTCCGAACAAGGAAAACGGAACGGACGTCATTCGCGACAGCGCGGCGGAAAACTCCGCAGCGGTCGACCTCGGTTCAAGCCGCCGATCCAAGAAATCTTCAAACGAGGTGACGAGGTTCTGGTGCAAGTCATCAAAGAGGGGATCGGCACCAAAGGCCCTACTCTCTCGACCTACATCAGTATCCCAGGCCGTTATCTCGTTCTGATGCCCGCCCTCGGGCGAGTCGGCGTCAGCCGCAAGATCGAAGACGAAGACGAGCGACGCAAGCTGCGAAGCATGATGCTCGAACTGCAACTCCCCAAGGGGGTCGGCTTCATCGTACGCACCGCCGGCCAAGAACGGACTCGCAAAGAATTGTCCCGAGACGTTGCGTACCTCCTCCGATTGTGGAAGGTGATTGTCAAGCGGATCAAGAGCACGCCAGCTCCCTGCGATGTCTACGAAGAAAGCGACATCATGATCCGAACGATTCGCGATACCTTCACCGATGACATCGACACATTGATCATCGACGAAGAAAACGCGTACAACCGAGCCAAAGAGTTTCTGGAGCTTGTCATGCCCCGCTTTGCCGATCGTCTTCAGAAGTACGATCGCAAAGAACCTCTCTTCCACCATTACAAATTGGAGCAGGAGATCGCTCGGATCCACCAGCGTGTGGTTCCGCTCAAGGGTGGTGGCTCGATCGTGATCGACCAAACCGAAGCGCTCGTCGCGGTCGACGTGAACAGCGGTAATTTCCGTGGAGGAGAGGAGAACGCGGAGGAAAACGCGTACCACCTCAACGTCGCGGCTGCCAAGGAAATCGCGAGACAGTTGCGTCTCCGCGACTTGGGGGGGGTCATCGTCAATGACTTCATCGATATGCGAAGAGAAAGCCATCGGCGCAAAGTGGAGAAGACGTTGCGCGACGCGATGAAACGCGATCGAGCGAGGACCAAGATCCTACGCACCAGTCCGTTTGGATTGATCGAGATGACACGGCAACGTATTCGCCCCAGTTTCAAGCGAAGCGTTTACGAGGATTGTCCTTGCTGCCGAGGCCGATCGCTGGTGAAGACAGCCGAAAGCATGTCGATCGAAGTAACTCGGTTGATCATGATGGCTTGCCAGATGTCGAATGCTGCCCGGGTGGTCGTCAAAGTCAGTGAGAACGTTGCCGCGTATCTCAACAACCGGAAGCGTAGAGACTTGATCAAGCTCGAGGAATCGACCGGCGTGAATATCTTGATTCTCGGTAGCGATACATTGTTCCCCGAGCATCTGGATCTCGAGTGTCGCGATAGAGACGGGACCTTGATCCCACTGCCGTTCTTAAGCGAACGGGCGTAG
- the ptsP gene encoding phosphoenolpyruvate--protein phosphotransferase translates to MLELQGIAVSPGVAFGRALVFDREGYRITRCLVKPGEYESEWNRLIEAVRVAKTKLESNQLSTAATLGDHLGGIFSAQQQILLDPHLQSELENLIRKKSYSAEYAVSEVFTRYAAAFRKSPSSFLAERANDVRDVERLLLEHLTGQPMATLTQLPHEAIVVSHDLTPGETAAFDRSKVLGICTEAGGPGGHTAIVARGMEIPAVVGVGNFLHNIRSGDEVIIDGHLGRIIVSPDASTRDRYLERRLFRQSIATQLEEIRDLPASTSDGVRIELMANVEFPHEAAACIARGADGVGLYRTEFLYLGHSNEPSEEEHYQAYARVVRDMQNRPVVIRTLDLGADKMGMTHLTEPENNPFLGLRSIRLSLRNPALFRIQARAILRAACLGDVRVMFPMITTLDELRSARFLLRSVAEDLASEGDYIPCAVQVGMMVEVPAAVLMLDRFIEEIDFVSIGTNDLTQYTLAVDRSNESVADLYQACDPAVLRLIQRTQQIASENHKSTSVCGEMSNNPAYALLLAGMGIRTLSIAPAAIPILKKAIRSVTIGQCEAMAWRALRLSTAREVDAFLMNQLAGLVPEIVLQA, encoded by the coding sequence ATGCTTGAACTGCAAGGTATCGCTGTATCGCCTGGCGTTGCCTTCGGGCGTGCGTTGGTTTTCGACCGAGAGGGATATCGCATCACCCGATGCTTGGTGAAGCCAGGGGAGTACGAGTCCGAATGGAATCGTCTCATCGAAGCGGTCCGGGTGGCCAAGACCAAATTGGAATCCAATCAGCTGTCGACCGCCGCGACCTTGGGCGATCATCTCGGCGGAATTTTCTCGGCCCAGCAGCAGATTCTTCTCGATCCTCACCTCCAATCGGAGCTGGAGAATCTCATTCGGAAGAAGTCTTACTCCGCCGAATATGCAGTGAGCGAGGTTTTCACTCGGTACGCGGCTGCCTTTCGCAAATCTCCCAGCAGTTTTCTCGCCGAGCGCGCCAATGACGTGCGGGATGTCGAGCGTCTTTTGTTGGAGCATTTGACGGGTCAGCCGATGGCCACCTTAACGCAGTTGCCGCACGAGGCGATCGTCGTCAGTCACGACTTGACTCCAGGGGAAACGGCAGCCTTCGATCGCTCTAAAGTTCTTGGTATTTGCACCGAGGCGGGGGGGCCAGGGGGGCATACGGCGATCGTGGCGCGAGGGATGGAAATTCCCGCGGTCGTCGGGGTAGGCAATTTCCTGCACAACATTCGAAGCGGCGATGAAGTCATCATTGATGGGCACTTGGGACGCATCATCGTGTCGCCCGATGCCTCGACCCGCGATCGGTATCTCGAACGACGGTTGTTTCGGCAGTCGATCGCGACCCAGTTGGAAGAAATCCGAGACTTGCCCGCCAGCACCAGCGATGGAGTGCGTATTGAGTTGATGGCGAACGTGGAGTTCCCTCATGAGGCAGCAGCGTGCATCGCGCGCGGCGCCGATGGGGTGGGTCTCTATCGAACCGAGTTCCTCTACTTGGGGCACTCCAATGAACCGAGTGAAGAGGAGCATTACCAAGCGTATGCACGCGTCGTGCGCGATATGCAAAATCGTCCCGTCGTCATTCGCACCCTCGACCTGGGTGCGGACAAGATGGGGATGACTCATTTGACAGAGCCCGAGAACAATCCGTTCTTGGGATTGCGAAGCATTCGTTTGAGCCTTCGAAATCCAGCCCTCTTCCGGATTCAGGCCAGGGCGATTCTTCGGGCTGCTTGTTTGGGAGACGTGCGAGTCATGTTTCCCATGATCACGACGCTCGATGAATTGCGAAGCGCTCGCTTTCTGTTGCGTTCGGTCGCCGAGGACTTAGCGTCCGAAGGCGACTATATCCCTTGTGCCGTGCAAGTCGGGATGATGGTCGAAGTCCCAGCGGCAGTACTGATGTTGGACCGGTTCATCGAAGAGATCGACTTTGTCAGCATCGGAACCAATGACTTGACCCAGTACACCCTCGCGGTAGATCGAAGCAATGAATCGGTTGCAGACCTCTACCAAGCATGCGATCCCGCCGTGCTTCGACTGATTCAGCGAACGCAGCAAATCGCATCCGAGAACCATAAATCGACGAGTGTTTGCGGTGAAATGAGCAATAACCCTGCTTACGCACTGCTCCTCGCCGGAATGGGAATTCGCACGTTGAGCATCGCCCCTGCGGCGATTCCCATCCTCAAGAAAGCGATCCGATCGGTGACGATCGGGCAATGCGAAGCGATGGCATGGAGAGCATTGCGTCTCTCCACGGCGCGCGAAGTAGACGCTTTCTTAATGAATCAATTAGCCGGGCTCGTGCCCGAAATCGTTTTGCAAGCCTAA
- a CDS encoding HPr family phosphocarrier protein, whose amino-acid sequence MSAAIQHCVVVVKNPEGLHMRPADKLVRTAASFQCQIELERAGQVADCRSILSLLTLAATQGSELILRAQGPDADQAVQAISHLFESQFDEPSAAPG is encoded by the coding sequence ATGAGTGCGGCGATTCAACATTGCGTAGTAGTTGTTAAAAACCCCGAAGGGCTGCATATGCGTCCTGCGGATAAACTGGTGCGCACGGCGGCTTCCTTTCAGTGTCAAATCGAGCTGGAGCGGGCTGGGCAAGTCGCGGACTGCCGGAGCATTCTCAGTCTTCTCACGTTGGCAGCAACGCAGGGTAGCGAGTTGATTCTGCGTGCTCAGGGGCCCGATGCGGATCAAGCCGTGCAGGCGATCAGTCATCTCTTTGAATCCCAATTCGACGAACCATCTGCTGCACCAGGCTAA
- a CDS encoding PTS sugar transporter subunit IIA, with the protein MKFSAFISPKAIRAQLSATSKEGVISELVDALVEAGEIKEADRGDIVKAIMKREELGSTGIGRGVAVPHTKHASVEKLVGTVGVSETGLDFESLDGHDASLFFLLVSPPDRPGDHLRALENISRQLRDDTFCRFLRQSKRPEDILQLLEEADSNQFGT; encoded by the coding sequence ATGAAGTTTTCTGCATTTATTTCCCCCAAGGCCATTCGGGCTCAGCTCTCGGCGACAAGCAAAGAAGGGGTGATCTCCGAGTTGGTCGACGCGTTGGTCGAAGCGGGTGAGATCAAAGAAGCGGATCGAGGCGATATCGTCAAAGCGATCATGAAGCGCGAGGAGTTGGGGAGCACTGGGATCGGTCGCGGCGTGGCCGTCCCTCACACGAAGCATGCCAGTGTGGAGAAGTTGGTTGGGACGGTCGGTGTCAGCGAGACCGGTCTCGACTTCGAGTCGCTCGATGGCCACGACGCATCCTTGTTCTTTTTGCTCGTTTCCCCTCCGGATCGTCCTGGAGATCACTTGCGAGCTCTCGAGAACATCTCGCGTCAATTGCGCGATGACACCTTTTGTCGGTTTCTTCGTCAATCGAAGAGACCTGAAGACATTCTTCAGTTGCTCGAAGAGGCGGACAGTAACCAGTTCGGTACTTGA
- the hpf gene encoding ribosome hibernation-promoting factor, HPF/YfiA family: MQVNVSARHGHLKAEDQAIIVEKVEKVRRLFDRINAIEVTVDLEHLDKPSVEINVSAEHAPDFVASAQSQTILAALDLTIGKVEQQIRKHKEKVTEHKATGVKHSNGETV; this comes from the coding sequence GTGCAAGTCAACGTTTCCGCTCGTCATGGTCACCTCAAAGCAGAAGATCAAGCGATCATTGTCGAGAAGGTGGAGAAGGTTCGGCGCCTCTTCGACCGCATCAACGCGATCGAAGTCACCGTCGACTTGGAGCATTTGGACAAGCCGTCGGTCGAAATCAACGTTTCCGCAGAACATGCACCTGATTTCGTCGCTTCCGCACAATCTCAAACGATTTTGGCCGCTTTGGACTTGACGATTGGCAAGGTGGAACAGCAAATTCGGAAACACAAAGAAAAGGTGACGGAGCACAAAGCCACTGGAGTCAAGCACTCCAATGGCGAGACCGTCTAA
- a CDS encoding NUDIX domain-containing protein yields the protein MSLHPRDQHGPWQIIARHAVYQDPWMSVRKDDVIRPDGLLGTYSTVRIKPGVCVIPMDRDGSIYLTQEFHYAVGRDTIEGISGGIEDGESAEEAALRELQEEVGVQAERLQHLGWVDPLTSALSSPTQLFCATELRMVEASPEGTEQIQRIQVSLERGIQMVMESEITHGPTCTAILKMAMLRNSGAIPAG from the coding sequence ATGTCGTTGCACCCACGCGACCAACACGGGCCTTGGCAAATCATTGCACGGCATGCTGTTTACCAGGATCCTTGGATGTCCGTGCGCAAGGACGACGTTATACGCCCCGACGGGTTGCTGGGGACTTATTCCACGGTCCGTATCAAGCCGGGTGTGTGTGTGATACCCATGGATCGCGATGGCTCGATTTACTTGACCCAAGAATTCCATTACGCCGTCGGTCGGGACACGATCGAAGGGATTAGTGGTGGGATCGAAGACGGGGAGTCGGCCGAGGAGGCCGCATTGCGGGAGCTTCAAGAAGAAGTGGGAGTGCAAGCCGAGCGATTGCAGCACTTGGGCTGGGTGGATCCTTTGACATCCGCCTTGTCCTCCCCGACGCAGCTTTTTTGCGCGACGGAGCTCCGAATGGTGGAGGCTTCACCGGAGGGTACCGAGCAAATCCAGCGAATTCAAGTCTCGTTGGAGCGAGGAATTCAGATGGTGATGGAGAGCGAGATCACCCACGGTCCGACTTGCACGGCCATTTTAAAAATGGCGATGTTGCGAAATTCAGGAGCGATCCCAGCAGGTTGA